Proteins from a single region of Gasterosteus aculeatus chromosome 20, fGasAcu3.hap1.1, whole genome shotgun sequence:
- the cd79a gene encoding B-cell antigen receptor complex-associated protein alpha chain, with product MGTIINFLLCTFVVAVAQAKLRLEADRPFLRVQVGHTAELECCYRNSNNPVKWSWIKHAANGSLSEAPESTPVASSRSCGTLTLELVQLKDSGFYRCWLKSNNYTVMSHGTYLQVYKPMEKIIQLSESTKNKILTAEGVLLLLCVIVPSVNLLCQSRRLHELEKKKAMKEEENIYQGLNLDECWSAYDQIERCDANGPYEDVGNVREEEEEIQLEKP from the exons ATGGGGACGATCATAAACTTTCTACTCTGCACTTTTGTTG TGGCTGTCGCTCAGGCTAAGCTCCGTTTGGAGGCGGACAGGCCCTTTTTGAGGGTGCAGGTCGGTCACACAGCTGAGCTGGAATGCTGCTACAGAAACAGTAATAATCCAGTGAAATGGAGCTGGATCAAACACGCTGCCAACGGAAGCCTCAGTGAGGCTCCAGAATCGACCCCGGTGGCCTCCAGCAGATCGTGCGGCACCTTGACCTTGGAGCTTGTCCAGCTGAAGGACTCTGGGTTCTACCGGTGTTGGCTGAAAAGCAACAACTACACGGTGATGTCGCATGGCACCTACCTGCAGGTCTACA AGCCGATGGAGAAGATAATACAGCTCAGCGAAAGCACCAAAAACAAGATCCTGACAGCTGAGGGAGTCTTGCTGCTGCTCTGCGTGATTGTGCCTTCTGTCAACCTTCTCTGCCAG TCGAGGAGACTACATGaactggagaagaagaaagcgatgaaggaagaggaaaacatTTATCAG GGGCTGAATCTGGACGAATGTTGGTCTGCATATGATCAGATTGAGCGCTGCGATGCCAATGGGCCGTATGAGGATGTGGGCAACGttagggaggaagaggaggagatccaGCTGGAGAAGCCCTGA